One genomic segment of Strix aluco isolate bStrAlu1 chromosome 9, bStrAlu1.hap1, whole genome shotgun sequence includes these proteins:
- the PFKL gene encoding ATP-dependent 6-phosphofructokinase, liver type, whose protein sequence is MAAAELERLRMAGAGMAIAVLTSGGDAQGMNAAVRAVTRMGIYVGAKVFLIYEGYEGLVEGGDNIKQANWLSVSNIIQLGGTVIGSARCKAFTTRAGRLRAARNLVEHGITNLCVIGGDGSLTGADIFRSEWGELLEELVQDGQISEEVAQENSRLNIVGLVGSIDNDFCGTDMTIGTDSALHRIMEVIDAITTTAQSHQRTFVLEVMGRHCGYLALVSGLASGADWLFIPESPPEDGWEDLMCERLGETRSRGSRLNIIIIAEGAIDRSGKPISSNYVKDLVVQRLGFDTRVTVLGHVQRGGTPSAFDRVLSSKMGMEAVMALLEATPDTPACVVSLSGNQSVRLPLMECVQVTKDVQKAMDEKRFEEAIQLRGRSFENNWNIYKLLAHQKPAQEKSPFSLAILNVGAPAAGMNAAVRSAVRISICQGHTIYAVSDGFEGLAKGQIREVGWHDVAGWLGRGGSMLGTKRTLPKTCMEKIVENVRKFNIQGLLVIGGFEAYEGVLQLVEARGQYEELCIIMCVIPATISNNVPGTDFSLGSDTAVNAAMESCDRIKQSASGTKRRVFIVETMGGYCGYLSTVTGIAVGADAAYVYEDPFTIHDLKANVEHLTDKMKTDIQRGLVLRNEKCHEHYTTEFLYNLYSSEGKGIFDCRINVLGHLQQGGAPTPFDRNYGTKLGVKAVLWMSEKLEEVYCKGRVFANSDDSACVIGLRKKVVAFSPVTELKKVTDFEHRLPQEQWWLNLRLMLKMLANYQISLTEYISGKMEHVTRRTLSIEKGF, encoded by the exons ATGGCGGCGGCGGAGCTGGAGCGGCTGCGGATGGCGGGGGCCGGCATGGCCATCGCCGTCCTCACCAGCGGCGGCGACGCGCAAG GGATGAACGCCGCCGTCCGCGCCGTCACCCGCATGGGGATATACGTGGGAGCCAAGGTCTTCCTCATCTATGAG GGCTACGAGGGGCTGGTGGAGGGGGGAGACAACATCAAGCAAGCCAACTGGCTCAGCGTCTCCAACATCATCCAGCTG GGTGGGACGGTGATCGGCAGCGCCCGCTGCAAAGCCTTCACCACCCGCGCGGGCCGGCTGCGGGCCGCCCGTAACCTGGTGGAGCACGGCATCACCAACCTGTGCGTCATCGGCGGGGACGGCAGCCTGACGGGCGCCGACATCTTCCGCTCCGAGTGGGGcgagctgctggaggagctggtccAAGATG GGCAGATCAGCGAGGAGGTGGCGCAGGAGAACAGCCGCCTGAACATCGTGGGGCTGGTGGGCTCCATCGACAACGATTTCTGCGGCACTGACATGACCATCGGCACCGACTCGGCGCTGCACCGCATCATGGAGGTCATCGACGCCATCACCACCACGGCGCAGAG CCACCAGCGGACCTTCGTGCTGGAGGTGATGGGCCGCCACTGTGG GTACCTGGCGCTGGTGTCTGGCCTGGCTTCAGGCGCTGACTGGCTCTTCATCCCCGAATCCCCTCCGGAGGACGGCTGGGAGGACCTCATGTGCGAGAGGCTCGGGGAG ACGCGCAGCAGAGGGTCGCGGCTCAACATCATCATCATCGCCGAGGGCGCCATCGACCGCAGCGGCAAACCCATCTCTTCCAACTACGTGAAGGAC CTGGTGGTGCAACGCTTGGGCTTCGACACGCGGGTCACCGTCCTCGGCCACGTGCAGCGCGGAGGGACCCCTTCAGCCTTTGACCGTGTGCTG AGCAGCAAGATGGGGATGGAGGCGGTGATGGCACTGCTGGAGGCCACGCCAGACACCCCCGCCTGCGTGGTGAGCCTCTCAGGGAACCAGTCGGTGCGGCTGCCGCTCATGGAGTGCGTCCAGGTG ACGAAGGATGTGCAGAAGGCCATGGATGAGAAGAGGTTTGAGGAGGCCATCCAGCTCCGTGGGAG GAGCTTTGAGAACAACTGGAACATCTACAAGCTTCTGGCGCACCAGAAGCCAGCACAGGAGAAG agCCCCTTCAGCCTGGCCATCCTGAACGTGGGTGCCCCCGCCGCGGGCATGAACGCTGCCGTCAGATCAGCCGTGCGGATCAGCATTTGCCAGGGACACACCATCTATGCAGTGAGCGACGGCTTCGAGGGCTTGGCCAAGGGGCAG ATCCGTGAGGTGGGCTGGCACGACGTGGCAGGCTGGCTGGGACGCGGCGGGTCCATGCTGGGCACCAAACG GACGCTGCCCAAGACCTGCATGGAAAAGATCGTGGAGAACGTGCGGAAATTCAACATCCAGGGGCTGCTGGTCATTGGGGGGTTTGAG GCGTACGAGGGGGTGCTGCAGCTGGTGGAGGCCCGTGGGCAGTACGAGGAGCTCTGCATCATCATGTGCGTCATCCCCGCCACCATCAGCAACAACGTCCCCGGGACCGACTTCAGCCTGGGCTCAGACACAGCCGTCAACGCGGCCATGGAG AGTTGTGACCGCATCAAGCAGTCGGCCTCGGGCACCAAGCGCCGGGTCTTCATCGTGGAGACGATGGGGGGCTACTGCGGGTACCTGTCGACTGTCACCGGCATCGCGGTGGGCGCTGACGCCGCCTACGTCTACGAAGATCCCTTCACCATCCATGACCTGAAG GCCAATGTGGAGCACTTGACCGACAAAATGAAGACGGATATCCAGAGAGGATTGGTGCTGCG caaCGAGAAGTGCCATGAGCACTACACCACCGAGTTCCTCTACAACCTCTACTCCTCCGAGGGCAAAGGCATCTTCGACTGCAGGATTAACGTCCTGGGCCACCTCCAGCAG GGGGGAGCCCCGACCCCCTTTGACCGCAACTATGGGACCAAGCTGGGAGTGAAGGCGGTACTGTGGATGTCGGAGAAGCTGGAGGAGGTCTACTGCAAGG GGCGTGTGTTTGCCAACTCGGACGACTCTGCCTGTGTGATCGGGCTCAGGAAGAAGGTGGTGGCCTTCAGCCCCGTGACGGAGCTTAAGAAAGTCACCGATTTCGA GCACAGGCTGCCCCAAGAGCAGTGGTGGCTGAACCTGCGGCTGATGCTGAAGATGCTCGCCAACTACCAGATCAGCCTGACCGAGTATATCTCGGGGAAGATGGAGCACGTCACCCGCCGCACACTCAGCATCGAGAAGGGCTTCTAG
- the CFAP410 gene encoding cilia- and flagella-associated protein 410, translating to MRLTRAAVLARAKAAALDGVRRLNCWGSQLTDISICRDLPNIEVITFSVNGISDLEPLSQCQNLSELYLRKNNIASLNELFYLKNLPRLRVLWLSENPCCGSDPHRYRMTVLRNLPSLQKLDNQAVTEEELSQALVDGEEITAPPARRSVENGCPEATESSAAESTTETESELLNFSLEETNKIREELGMKPVPRDKFSSFSPRETDCNRKKRNNVLNAILLLMKELDAEGLEIVQQTVGRRLQAFQKKELQEE from the exons ATGAGGCTGACGCGGGCGGCCGTGCTGGCGCGGGCCAAGGCCGCCGCCCTCGACGGTGTCCGCCGCCTCAACTGCTG GGGCAGCCAGCTGACGGAT ATATCGATATGCCGGGATTTGCCCAACATCGAGGTGATCACATTCAG TGTGAATGGCATCTCGGACCTTGAGCCGCTGAGTCAGTGCCAGAATCTGAGTGAACTCTATCTGAGGAAGAACAACATTGCAAGCCTAAATGAGCTCTTCTACCTCAAAAACCTACCCCGGCTGAGGGTCCTGTGGCTATCTGAAAATCCCTGTTGTGGGTCAGACCCCCACCGCTACCGAATGACGGTGCTGCGTAACCTACCCAGCCTGCAGAAGCTTGATAACCAAG CTGTGACAGAGGAAGAACTGTCCCAGGCCCTGGTTGATGGTGAGGAGATCACGGCCCCACCAGCCAGGAGGAGCGTGGAGAACGGTTGTCCCGAGGCCACTGAATCCAGTGCTGCCGAATCCACAACGGAGACCGAGAGTGAACTGCTGAACTTCAGTCTGGAGGAGACAAA CAAAATTCGAGAGGAGCTTGGTATGAAGCCTGTTCCCAGGGataaattttcctccttttcacctCGAGAGACAGACTGCAACCGAAAGAAGAGA AACAACGTCCTGAATGCCATCCTGCTTCTCATGAAGGAACTGGACGCCGAGGGTCTGGAGATCGTCCAGCAGACAGTGGGGAGGAGGCTCCAGGCCTTTCAGaagaaggagctgcaggaggagtgA